tttttttgctgtggtatgttttgtttctagttttttttgtttgtagatggTGAACAAATTTTGATCTGATGGATAATGATTTGTGAATTTGGATGTAGATTTTTGTGTCTTTCCCTCTCCAATGCTATAACTTCTATCAGTTTCACTCAGAACAAATGATTATTTCTCAAGAATAGATAAATTGATGCACTTTGAAAGTACCCTAATTGTTTGGATTTAGATATTTCCCTTTAGGTATTAAGAACGTATAGAATATGACTCAAAACATGTTAGCGTAGAAGGATAGTGGCAGGTTTTCATCTGTCTGTTATGGTACATGGATATGTGTAGGCTCAGGTAGGAATGTTTTGTGGGCAAGAGATTGGAAATATATCAAGCTTTGCATCCTCCGGAGCTCCTACAGACAATAGTAGCTCTTCTATTTGTGTTAAGGCTGTGGCTCGAAATGGTTCGCCCCCATGGCGAGAAGATGACAAGGATGGACATTACATGTTTGAACTGGGAGATGACTTAACCCCACGCTGTAATCTCACTTTTCCATTACCAAGAGCTGTTTTGATAATCCTGAAGCTacctttaaatatatatctctagattttttttttcaatggctttttttgttaaactctaGATGTTGTGGTGAACcttgtgttaattttttttgatttcattattctgattgctctgttcttttcttgtttcgCAGATAAAATNGATATTTCCCTTTAGGTATTAAGAACGTATAGAATATGACTCAAAACATGTTAGCGTAGAAGGATAGTGGCAGGGTTTCATCTGTCTGTTATGGTACATGGATATGTGTAGGCTCAGGTAGGAATGTTTTGTGGGCAAGAGATTGGAAATATATCAAGCTTTGCATCCTCCGGAGCTCCTACAGACAATAGTAGCTCTTCTATTTGTGTTAAGGCTGTGGCTCGAAATGGTTCGCCCCCATGGCGAGAAGATGACAAGGATGGACATTACATGTTTGAACTGGGAGATGACTTAACCCCACGCTGTAATCTCACTTTTCCATTACCAAGAGCTGTTTTGATAATCCTGAAGCTacctttaaatatatatctctagattttttttttcaatggctttttttgttaaactctaGATGTTGTGGTGAACcttgtgttaattttttttgatttcattattctgattgctctgttcttttcttgtttcgCAGATAAAATCTATAGCAAAATGGGAGAAGGTATGaatttttggttgttgtatGAGTTATCTTGTGTTTTTTCACATGTCCCATTATAGTACTCATATCTTATTCGAACGTTACTTAAATTGTCCTTGTAGGTACCTTTGGTCAAGTGCTAGAATGTTGGGACAGGGAGAGGAAGGAAATGGTGGCTGTCAAGATTGTCCGTGGTGTGAAGAAATACCGCGAGGCTGCTATGATTGAAATTGAAATGCTTCAACAGCTTGGTAAACATGACAAAGGTGGTAATCGGTGAGTTACTTTTCATCATGCATTAGAATCTGATAGAGTCGGACATGGTttatcaaattcttttttttgcaaaggTTAAATCAGTTTATTCCTTGCAGTTGTGTACAAATTCGGAACTGGTTTGACTATCGTAACCATATCTGTATTGTAAGTATTTTAGTCAATTTTGTGATGGCTATGATTTTCCCCGGTTTGGGAAATAGTTGGGGTTAAATTTAAATGGTTGCAACAGGTATTTGAGAAGCTTGGATCAAGTTTATACGATTTTCTTCGGAAAAACAACTATCGCTCCTTTCCCATTGATCTTGTCCGTGAGATTGGCTGGCAACTCTTGGAATGTGTAGCATGTGTGTAGTCTTTGCAGTCTTTTCAATCAATCTGCATGCTCTTGCATTTTCATCTGAGTTTTGCTTGTTATTGTGATGGTTACCACATAAGTTTCTGAATTTTAGCTCTTTCCGTTTCTTAAGGCATTttccttgtttatttttgtcTGATTTTGCAGTTATGCATGACTTGCGCATGATTCATACCGACCTTAAACCAGAAAATATTCTGTTAGTCTCCTCGGACTATGTGAAAATTCCTGAGTACAAGGTATATATTGAATTTACTTATGTGTGACTATAATGTTGCCAACTAGTTAAGTGCTAAAGgactttgttgtgttttttgttgcAGGGCTCCCGATTACAAAGGGATCTGTGCTATAAAAGAGTGCCTAAATCAAGTGCAATAAAGGTGATTGATTTTGGTAGCACAACTTATGAGCGTCAGGACCAAACCTACATTGTATCTACCAGACATTATAGGGCACAAGAAGTGATTTTAGGTGAGTTGCTGTTGTAAAATAAGTCATTGAAATCTCTAGATTCTGTTAAACTATATTACAAACTGATGGAGAAACATGGCCTTGTGTGCAGGTCTTGGCTGGAGTTATCCATGTGATGTTTGGAGTATTGGATGTATCATAGTGGAACTGTGCACGGTATGTGTTTGAACCAGTTCATTCTTAATGTTAAATGGGAATTTACtccttttttgtgtgtttaattgaAGTTTTGAGTTTTGCAGGGAGAAGCATTGTTTCAAACACATGAAAATCTGGAGCATCTAGCGATGATGGAGCGTGTTCTTGGGTCGTTCCCTCAACAAATGTTGAAGAAAGTGGAGTGAGTTGAATCAAACATTTGCCCCGAAGTGATGTATATATGGTCGGGTGTTTAACTATTATTTCTTGTGTTGTGTGATAAAGTCGGCACTCAGAGAAATATGTGAGAAGAGGTCGTTTGGATTGGCCTGATGGAGCCACCTCAAGAGACAGCTTGAAAGCAGTATTGAAGCTTCCTCGGCTTCAGGTTCGTCAAGTTttgtatttgaatttgatttggaGAAGCGATTCTTTGTGTTTACAAATGGTCCTGTATGTGTTGTTGCAGAATCTGATAATGCAACATGTAGACCACTCGGCGGGAGAATTGATAAATATGTTGCAAGGACTTCTTCGATTTGATCCATCAGAGAGACTAACCGCTCGTGAAGCCTTGAGACATCCTTTTTTCACTAGGAGGAGATGACAGGCTCTTGAGGAGTGTAAATAGAGTAAGATATGTATGATTGtagtaaaagcctttacaaaaGGTCTTACCTCAACAACCCCACGAATTCtgatattaattaaacaaaaatgctTAGATCGCTCTTTTTAAAGTGATATGCAATTGTTTGTCTATCTtgtaaacttgatttttttaaattgtaagtTTTAATTTTCGACCACAAAATCTAAGAGATGCGTTGGTACGACTCTTATTACTGCAAATAACACCAAGCAAGCTAGAGCGAATGTACAATATGTCTAAGATGCAACAATGATTGAAAATCTTACTTATACTGGATATACAATGTTGTATGAGTAAGTTcgcaatataaataaaactcagAAAGACCAAAAACTACCATTATCAAAATTTACGGGGAGTTTAGTTGTCGATAAGAAACAGCATGTACTTTTTGTAAGGAGTAAGAAAACTGCACCTCTTTTCCCTGATTCCGCTCACCTCTGCTCGTTCCCTTATCCAATCCTCGCTCCATCGTAACCcataatgtttttgatttttttccataAGACTTGCGTTTTCTTTCACGATCTATACGCCGAGATAGAGCATTGGGTCTACGATGAAGCCATGTGGGTGCTTGTTGTTTGAGCTGTCCCACATGTTGAGGAAGAACACTAATGAGTTGCTGTGGCTGGCTTGTGTTTCTTTGACTGATCAGTTTGTTCACGAGAGGTTGACTGATGAAAGATACCAAGCTGCGGTTATggaagcttgaacaacacatCAATAGCTCAGGAAACATTGATAAGATCACTTGTGTTACTCTGAACCAAGATCCGAGCACCAGATCGACTGCTCAAGAATCTCTTATGAAGAAGACTAGGCTTAGGCTTCTCTCAGGGAGTGGACGTTGTTTGACTCTATGCTTTGTTCCTCATACATTGCGACTTAGTTGAACAAGACATGAAAGTATTTGttctatatagtatatttaatCTAGGACATGAATGTTTTTGATGGACCAACAATCAATCTCAGACGACAGACAATGGTGTGAAAAAGACTTCATATACTTGAATTACGCTCCTAAAAGTACTCAAATTTTGTGTCTAAGTGATATGATCCTAAATTACATGGGCCTCTTTCAATGTTATGGAATCTTCATACATAGATTGCAAGTGCATAGTTTTGTTGCGTTAATGCTTAGAGATCAAtcacagaaaataaatattttataattaacattttACTAGGTAACGTAaggagtgaaaaaaaaaacatatggatTACTAGTTGTGTGTAATGTAATACCAAATTATGGATTGAGATTTAAGTAGGTCTATATGAGatgaatgtttgttttaatattcTTGACGTTTTTCTTCGTATTTGCGCATAATTTGATATTTCAACTATGGTTGTGTTCGCTATCGAGTTAGAGTTAATGTGTCTAAAATTCTTATTTAACCTTTCATATTTAATGATGTTTGGTATAAATAGTTGTCCAGCATTTAGATACAATGATTCGAATGAGTGATGTGACATCGGATACCAAATTTCTGTATTGGGATCTAAATAGGTTTAATTCATACAatgatacatttttattataatttaattttaagcATCGTTCTCCAtgtttgaaaataatttaataggTCAACTATGTTTGTATCGACTACCAAGTAATGGTGTTTGAAATTTCTACTTAAACTTTTGCATTTAATGATGTTTGACTTAGATAGTAACCCAAACAAATGGATAAGGACATAAGGTAATCATGGTGATATCACTTTCGATACCATATTTTCAGATCTTGATCTAATTAGGTTAAATTTGTATGATGAgacgtttttcttttctaattctTGAGCATTGTTCTTTACGCCTAAACATTGTTTGATAGATCAGTTCTGTTTGTTTTAAGTACCGAGTGATGGTGTCCCAAAATTTATGTTCAAATCTTTGCATTTAATGATATTTGACTTAAATAGTGttccaaacaaataatttttgttatatttagcaTCGTTCTTTGTGCCTGTTCATCGTTCTTTGTGTTGACTACATAgtaatagtgtccaaaatttctattttaaccTAGTTGTGTCGATCAGCTTAAATAATAACGtaaacttaaatatatttaattaaaaattttatttgttctctCACATTCCTTATAATTGTTTTGGTAATTTGGATTACAAATGACACCTTGGAACCTTAGcacatcagaaaaaaaaaatgaatgataacaaaGAGAACTCAAGATGGACTTTTCATCCCTTTGTCATGTTTAGGAAACATGCTCCTCAGCTGAAGATAATAGAGACAAATGTAGCCTTAAAGAACACATGACTCACTTTTCCACATTTCCTCAAAATCTTCAAAGGGtaatctccctctctctctctcactcaatTTGGCTTAACTGCTAAGCTAAACATTGTCTTTCTCGCATTACTTATTTTATGATGGCCAAAGATCACACACTATATAAAAACTTAACATGCACCCagtttttttcatcaaaaaagcATATTCCTCtaaccaaaatttcaaaattcaacGATGGCCATCCACACTCTCCTCTTCGCCTCACTTCTCATATTATCATTAAGtcttttcttattcttaagCATTGTTCTTTACGTCTAAACATAGTTTGATAGATCTACTATATTTGTGTTGACTATCGAgtaatagtgtccaaaatttatgtttaattagGTGTACTTCGTACAATGAtacatttatttctttatttttgagcATCGTTCTTCACGTCTGAAGATAGTTTTATAGGTCAACTATGTTTGTGTCGACTACCGAGTAATGGCATTCAAAATTTCTACTTAAACATTTGTATTTAATGATGTTTGACTGAGATAGTAGCCCAAACATATGGATAAGGTAATCCTAATGAGTGATGTGTGGTAATTTGACTTTAAATACCATATTTTCAGATCTTGATCTACCTAGGTTAAATTTGTATGaagagacatttttttttcttattcttgagCATTGTTCTTTATGCCTAAACATAGTTTTATCGATcagttatgtttgttttgactACCGAGTAATGGTGTCCCAAAATTTATGTTCAAATCTTTGCATTTAATGATATTTGGCTTAAATAGTGttccaaacaaataatttttgttttatttagcaTCATTCTTTGTGTCAGATCATCGTTCTTCGTGTTGACTGCTGAgtaatagtgtccaaaatttctattttaatctAAGTGTGACGATTAGCTTAAATTATGacgtaaatttaaatatatttaattacattttttatttattctctcATATTCCTTATAATTGTTTTGGTAATTTGGATTTCAAATGGCACCTTGGAACCTTAGCacaacagaaaaaaatgaatgttaACAAAGAGAACTCATGATGGACTTTTCATCTCCTTTTCATGTTTAGGAAACATCGCTCCTTAGCTGAAGATAATAGAGACAAATATAGCCTTAAAGAACACATGACTCACTTTTCCACATTTCCTCAAAATCTTCAAAgggtaatctctctctctcactcaatTTGGCTTAACTGCTAAACGAAACATTATCTTTCTGGTATTACTTATTTTATGATGGCCAAAAATTACACACTATATAAAACTTAACATGCACCCagtttttttgatcaaaaaaagcATATTCTTCTTACCaacatttcaaaatttaacGATGGCTATCCACACTCTCCTCTTCGCCGCCTCACTTCTCATATTCTCATTCATCGAGTCGAGCTGTGGAGGAAACAAAGATAAAGTCTTCACTGGACTCCAAAATTCACTCGAGGTCACCGCTAAACCCGTACAAGATAGCGTAGGTTTGTGAATTTGTCTTGTCCTTTTCCTTATAAATCAAACTCTCTATTAGCTAGGCTTTAAACTAAGAGAATTGACCATACTTGGATATGTTacctatttaatttattttagaaatcgTTATTGCCATATATGTATGGCTCCATCCTTTTTAAAATGACTTGTGCCACTAatacatttataataaataaaattatacatctATCTATTCTAGTATTCTTCTATACTATTATTGGACTCATGTATTTCTTTAGTTCTGGAAGCCGGAAAAGATATGGTGACAATTAAATGGAAGCTAAAGTCGTCGGCCAAAGTAGATGCCGATGATACTTTCAAGAAAATCCAAGTCAAGCTTTGTTATGAAGAAGTGCCAGACCAAGAATCCAAGTCAAGAACCAAGATCCGAGCACCAGACTGCTCAAGAATCTCTTATGAAGAAGTGCCTAGGCTTATGCTTCTCTCAGGGAGTGGACGTTGTTTGACTCTATGCTTTGTTCCTCATACATTGCGACTAAGTTGAAGAAGACATGGAGCGATCACGGCATGGGGTTTGAACTTATGATGCTCTATCTTTGAACAAATTTGGATAAACTTCGATCTGTGATGCAACAAGCAATCAAGGTTCAACGAGCATTGATGCACCAGAAGGGTTACTTTGTCAGAGTTAGACCAAGAAGACTacacttgagaaagagagataggAGATAAACTTAGCTACCAATCAATCACATGGTCTAATGGAATGTTAAGCGTAAGGAGTCCATTCGTTGTAACCAGTCGGGAagataaatgataaatctaAAGAGAAACACACAATGTCTTTGAATAATACCAAGACACCATTGGAGGAGAGAAACCAGGGTATAATAAAGATTAAACTATGTAGGatcttaaaatattttccataaaaaccAAAAGGGTCTTGTTAGTAGAACAAAGCATTCGGTTGAATCCAAatctaagaaagaagaagactaaaagACTTAAGTTGTCCTAGAGAAACACCAGATCCACTACTCGAACGCCCACTTGTTCTCATTGCgaacctcctcttcttcctcaggtGAGTAATCGTTCTTGATGTTGAAGTGAGCACGCATCTCGTCTGGCGTTTTTCCTTTCATCTGAGCAGCCACGGCCTTGCACGTAAGGTCAAGAAGTCCACTGATGTTCCGATAGTTAGCAGCCTTTCCACACacacacgaaaaaaaaaaacacaacatatcAATCACTtacaaaatcaacaacaaccCTAAGGAACAGAGTCGGCAAACCTAAAATCccaaatcaaaaaataaaaccctaatccaaaagaacatcaaaaccaaaaacataaagcACAAACCAGGATGAGATCAAATAGACTAGGCTGATCGATTTTGAGGAATTCGGTATCCCAAGTATTAAGCTCACTGTTCTCAGTGTTACCACAAAAATCCTTGTCAGCGCCGTCAGCCTCAGCGGCGGCCTCAGCGGCGGCCTCGACGTGCTTCTTACAGTACTCAATAACCTTAGCCAAGATGGCTCCGGT
The sequence above is a segment of the Camelina sativa cultivar DH55 chromosome 10, Cs, whole genome shotgun sequence genome. Coding sequences within it:
- the LOC104717800 gene encoding serine/threonine-protein kinase AFC2 isoform X1, which translates into the protein MEMERVHEFPHTHMDRRPRKRARLGWDVLPSATKAQVGMFCGQEIGNISSFASSGAPTDNSSSSICVKAVARNGSPPWREDDKDGHYMFELGDDLTPRYKIYSKMGEGTFGQVLECWDRERKEMVAVKIVRGVKKYREAAMIEIEMLQQLGKHDKGGNRCVQIRNWFDYRNHICIVFEKLGSSLYDFLRKNNYRSFPIDLVREIGWQLLECVAFMHDLRMIHTDLKPENILLVSSDYVKIPEYKGSRLQRDLCYKRVPKSSAIKVIDFGSTTYERQDQTYIVSTRHYRAQEVILGLGWSYPCDVWSIGCIIVELCTGEALFQTHENLEHLAMMERVLGSFPQQMLKKVDRHSEKYVRRGRLDWPDGATSRDSLKAVLKLPRLQNLIMQHVDHSAGELINMLQGLLRFDPSERLTAREALRHPFFTRRR
- the LOC104717800 gene encoding serine/threonine-protein kinase AFC2 isoform X2: MFCGQEIGNISSFASSGAPTDNSSSSICVKAVARNGSPPWREDDKDGHYMFELGDDLTPRYKIYSKMGEGTFGQVLECWDRERKEMVAVKIVRGVKKYREAAMIEIEMLQQLGKHDKGGNRCVQIRNWFDYRNHICIVFEKLGSSLYDFLRKNNYRSFPIDLVREIGWQLLECVAFMHDLRMIHTDLKPENILLVSSDYVKIPEYKGSRLQRDLCYKRVPKSSAIKVIDFGSTTYERQDQTYIVSTRHYRAQEVILGLGWSYPCDVWSIGCIIVELCTGEALFQTHENLEHLAMMERVLGSFPQQMLKKVDRHSEKYVRRGRLDWPDGATSRDSLKAVLKLPRLQNLIMQHVDHSAGELINMLQGLLRFDPSERLTAREALRHPFFTRRR
- the LOC104717800 gene encoding serine/threonine-protein kinase AFC2 isoform X3 yields the protein MGEGTFGQVLECWDRERKEMVAVKIVRGVKKYREAAMIEIEMLQQLGKHDKGGNRCVQIRNWFDYRNHICIVFEKLGSSLYDFLRKNNYRSFPIDLVREIGWQLLECVAFMHDLRMIHTDLKPENILLVSSDYVKIPEYKGSRLQRDLCYKRVPKSSAIKVIDFGSTTYERQDQTYIVSTRHYRAQEVILGLGWSYPCDVWSIGCIIVELCTGEALFQTHENLEHLAMMERVLGSFPQQMLKKVDRHSEKYVRRGRLDWPDGATSRDSLKAVLKLPRLQNLIMQHVDHSAGELINMLQGLLRFDPSERLTAREALRHPFFTRRR
- the LOC104717800 gene encoding serine/threonine-protein kinase AFC2 isoform X4, producing MTKVVIVMHDLRMIHTDLKPENILLVSSDYVKIPEYKGSRLQRDLCYKRVPKSSAIKVIDFGSTTYERQDQTYIVSTRHYRAQEVILGLGWSYPCDVWSIGCIIVELCTGEALFQTHENLEHLAMMERVLGSFPQQMLKKVDRHSEKYVRRGRLDWPDGATSRDSLKAVLKLPRLQNLIMQHVDHSAGELINMLQGLLRFDPSERLTAREALRHPFFTRRR
- the LOC104717804 gene encoding SKP1-like protein 4 produces the protein MYERETMASNKIILKSSDGEIFEVDEAVAVESQTIKHMIEDNCASNGIPLPNVTGAILAKVIEYCKKHVEAAAEAAAEADGADKDFCGNTENSELNTWDTEFLKIDQPSLFDLILAANYRNISGLLDLTCKAVAAQMKGKTPDEMRAHFNIKNDYSPEEEEEVRNENKWAFE